The following proteins come from a genomic window of Microbacterium sp. SY138:
- a CDS encoding 3-hydroxyanthranilate 3,4-dioxygenase: MSTTTPVIPPVIDFAAWIKENEHLLKPPVNNKAAWTPMGDFIVQVVGGPNQRTDFHFDPYEEWFYQYRGNMHVNIQTPDGLQRIDIREGEMWLLPGNVFHSPQRPEEGSIGIVIERIREEGTLEKFAWFCPNCNAKVHEVELQVRDIVEDLPPVFRDFYESEEGRTCPECGAVHPGKG, from the coding sequence ATGAGCACCACCACACCCGTCATCCCACCCGTGATCGATTTCGCCGCATGGATCAAGGAGAACGAGCATCTCCTGAAGCCGCCGGTCAACAACAAGGCCGCCTGGACCCCCATGGGCGACTTCATCGTGCAGGTCGTCGGCGGCCCGAACCAGCGCACCGACTTCCACTTCGACCCGTACGAGGAGTGGTTCTACCAATACCGCGGCAACATGCACGTGAACATCCAGACCCCCGACGGCCTGCAGCGCATCGACATCCGCGAGGGCGAGATGTGGCTGCTCCCCGGTAACGTCTTCCACTCCCCGCAGCGCCCCGAAGAGGGCTCCATCGGGATCGTGATCGAGCGCATCCGCGAAGAGGGCACGCTCGAGAAGTTCGCCTGGTTCTGCCCCAACTGCAATGCCAAGGTGCACGAGGTCGAGCTGCAGGTGCGCGACATCGTCGAGGACCTGCCGCCGGTGTTCCGCGACTTCTACGAGAGCGAAGAGGGGCGCACCTGCCCCGAGTGCGGCGCCGTCCACCCCGGCAAGGGCTGA
- a CDS encoding amidohydrolase family protein, whose amino-acid sequence MGTIDVHTHFVPSSWPDLSTQVGPGVWPTLRVDSEREAMIMLGETEFRRVGDDCWDASVRVADMDADGVEMQVVSPTPLFFSYDKSGDEAVKVARIFNDLALEICAPAPGRLIPFAQVPLQDPDAACAEADRAIASGHAGVEIGNHVGDRDLDDEGTVTFLQHCADSGIPVFVHPWDMPGSPRLDRWMARWLTGMPAETHLSIIAMILGGVFDRVPPTLRLAFAHGGGSFAFWLGRFENAWRQRPDLIGVSERPPSAYLDRFSVDSVVFDPVALRVLVETLGASQVMVGSDYPYPLGERPVGGVIDRADFLDEAQKSAIRRDNALRFLGR is encoded by the coding sequence TTGGGCACGATCGACGTCCACACGCACTTCGTGCCGAGTTCCTGGCCCGACCTGTCGACACAGGTCGGGCCGGGTGTCTGGCCGACCCTGCGGGTGGATTCCGAGCGCGAGGCGATGATCATGCTCGGCGAGACCGAGTTCCGCCGCGTCGGCGACGACTGCTGGGATGCGTCGGTGCGCGTGGCCGACATGGACGCCGACGGCGTCGAGATGCAGGTCGTCTCTCCCACGCCGCTGTTCTTCTCGTACGACAAGTCGGGTGACGAGGCCGTCAAGGTCGCGCGCATCTTCAACGACCTCGCTCTGGAGATCTGCGCTCCGGCCCCCGGCCGGCTGATCCCGTTCGCACAGGTACCCCTGCAGGATCCGGATGCCGCGTGCGCGGAGGCCGACCGCGCGATCGCCTCGGGCCACGCCGGTGTCGAGATCGGCAACCACGTGGGCGACCGCGACCTCGACGACGAGGGCACGGTGACCTTCCTGCAGCACTGCGCCGACAGCGGCATCCCGGTCTTCGTGCATCCGTGGGACATGCCGGGCTCCCCTCGTCTCGACCGCTGGATGGCCCGGTGGCTCACCGGCATGCCCGCAGAGACGCACCTGTCGATCATCGCGATGATCCTGGGCGGGGTCTTCGATCGCGTCCCGCCCACCCTCCGCCTGGCGTTCGCGCACGGCGGCGGTTCGTTCGCGTTCTGGCTGGGCCGGTTCGAGAACGCTTGGCGGCAACGCCCCGACCTCATCGGCGTCAGCGAGCGGCCGCCCTCTGCGTACCTCGACCGTTTCAGCGTCGACAGCGTCGTGTTCGACCCCGTGGCCCTGCGCGTGCTGGTCGAGACCCTCGGCGCCTCCCAGGTGATGGTGGGCAGCGACTACCCCTACCCCCTGGGCGAGCGACCCGTCGGCGGCGTCATCGACCGGGCCGACTTCCTCGACGAGGCGCAGAAGAGCGCCATCCGCCGCGACAACGCCCTGCGATTCCTCGGGCGCTGA
- the kynU gene encoding kynureninase: MSTTSTRPAIDRATCTALDDADPLASMRERFVLPDGVIYLDGNSLGALPRHTAAHLQRVITEEWGTGLIRSWNDAGWFAKPRTIGDRIAPLVGADAGEVVLGDSTSASLFQAVVAAVRLRPGRRVIVAERGNFPTDLYMLEAVQELLGSGTPLERRLISDDGPTLDDVLDDHVAVVVLTQVDYRTGRMHDIAEVTRKVHAAGALVVWDLCHSVGAVPIDLNAADADFAVGCTYKYLNGGPGSPSFIWAAARHHDAARPALTGWHGHARPFDFTVDYTPAPGIERFRVGTPQLLSVAGLEASLDIWDDVDLELLREKSLRLTELFMSLVDTRLTPRWGIEPVTPRESARRGSQVSLRHEDGYAVMQALIERGVIGDFRAPDLIRFGFTPLYTSYTDVWDAIDALEDVLHSEIWREPRFARRGTVT, translated from the coding sequence ATGAGCACCACCTCCACCCGCCCCGCCATCGACCGCGCGACCTGCACGGCCCTCGACGATGCCGATCCGCTCGCCTCGATGCGCGAGCGCTTCGTGCTGCCCGACGGTGTGATCTACCTCGACGGCAACTCGCTCGGAGCGCTGCCCCGCCACACCGCGGCGCACCTGCAGCGCGTGATCACCGAGGAGTGGGGCACCGGCCTCATCCGCAGCTGGAACGATGCCGGGTGGTTCGCCAAGCCGCGCACGATCGGGGACCGCATCGCGCCGCTCGTCGGAGCGGATGCCGGAGAGGTCGTGCTCGGCGACTCCACGTCGGCGAGCCTGTTCCAAGCCGTGGTCGCTGCGGTCAGACTCCGACCGGGACGACGCGTGATCGTCGCAGAGCGGGGCAACTTCCCCACCGACCTCTACATGCTCGAAGCGGTGCAGGAGCTGCTCGGCAGCGGAACGCCCCTGGAGCGCCGACTGATCTCCGACGACGGCCCCACGCTCGACGACGTGCTCGACGATCACGTCGCCGTCGTCGTGCTCACCCAGGTCGACTACCGCACGGGACGCATGCACGACATCGCCGAGGTCACGCGCAAGGTCCACGCCGCCGGCGCCCTCGTGGTCTGGGATCTGTGCCACAGCGTCGGTGCCGTGCCGATCGACCTGAACGCCGCCGACGCCGACTTCGCGGTCGGCTGCACCTACAAGTACCTCAACGGCGGCCCCGGTTCGCCCTCGTTCATCTGGGCGGCCGCTCGGCATCACGATGCCGCCCGCCCCGCCCTCACCGGCTGGCACGGCCACGCGCGGCCGTTCGACTTCACCGTGGACTACACCCCGGCCCCGGGCATCGAGCGGTTCCGCGTCGGCACCCCGCAGCTGCTCTCGGTGGCCGGACTTGAGGCGAGCCTCGACATCTGGGACGACGTCGACCTGGAGCTCCTCCGCGAGAAGAGTCTGCGGCTGACCGAGCTCTTCATGTCGCTCGTCGACACCCGCCTCACACCGCGCTGGGGCATCGAGCCGGTGACCCCCCGTGAGTCCGCCCGCCGTGGCAGCCAGGTCTCCCTCCGACACGAAGACGGCTATGCGGTGATGCAGGCGCTGATCGAGCGCGGAGTGATCGGCGACTTCCGCGCCCCCGACCTCATCCGCTTCGGGTTCACACCGCTCTACACCTCCTACACCGACGTGTGGGATGCGATCGACGCGCTGGAAGACGTGCTGCACAGCGAGATCTGGCGTGAACCTCGCTTCGCACGTCGCGGCACCGTCACCTGA
- a CDS encoding GntR family transcriptional regulator: MVQSGNAASPKERAEALQKLAQRHGAGYRSVGAMAYDIIRDAILDGTLPPGMKLRQETLAESIGISRLPIRSALIQLEADGLVVFHARRGAMVRALSVQEATEVYHLRTLLEKDALRLAMEEITPERVSRLRELAKTADDISEGGEFVEARTEFYATLYDAEARPVMWEMIEQLRLKLGRYVLGWRLVSPGAHDHSHGELIDVVAAGDVDAALRVLESHLDHVRDGVIALLDAAATEAAGDGA; this comes from the coding sequence ATGGTGCAATCAGGGAACGCCGCGTCGCCCAAGGAACGGGCCGAGGCTCTGCAGAAGCTCGCGCAGCGACATGGAGCCGGATACCGGTCCGTCGGAGCGATGGCCTACGACATCATCCGCGATGCGATCCTCGACGGCACCCTGCCTCCGGGGATGAAGCTGCGGCAGGAGACCCTGGCGGAGTCCATCGGCATCTCGCGACTGCCGATCCGCTCCGCCCTGATCCAGTTGGAGGCCGACGGCCTCGTGGTCTTCCATGCCCGCCGCGGCGCGATGGTGCGGGCACTCTCGGTGCAGGAGGCGACCGAGGTCTACCACCTGCGCACGCTGCTCGAGAAGGACGCGCTGCGCCTGGCGATGGAGGAGATCACCCCGGAGCGGGTCAGCCGGCTGCGGGAGCTCGCGAAGACGGCGGACGACATCTCGGAGGGCGGCGAGTTCGTCGAGGCCCGCACCGAGTTCTACGCGACGCTCTACGACGCCGAGGCCCGGCCGGTGATGTGGGAGATGATCGAGCAGCTGCGGCTCAAGCTCGGACGCTACGTGCTCGGCTGGCGTCTGGTCTCTCCCGGCGCACATGACCACTCCCACGGTGAGCTGATCGACGTCGTGGCAGCTGGAGATGTGGACGCGGCGCTCCGGGTGCTCGAATCGCACCTGGACCACGTGCGCGACGGCGTCATCGCACTGCTCGACGCGGCGGCGACCGAGGCTGCCGGCGACGGAGCCTGA
- a CDS encoding efflux RND transporter permease subunit: protein MSFLTRSSLKNRLILSLATLAVVVLGLISMGSLKQELMPSLQAPMAFISAQSQGLAPEEMASSVTEPLEQAVRAVPGVTSVTSTTSSGNAQVLVEWTFGEDDEETLRTIRSAAESLKPSFPSDTEVSVASGGAGDLPAMALSAGTSGDQEAFGDALQQTVVPALKGVPGVRDVTLAGQETQRITIDLRPADVTRLKVEPSTLGPILEAHGAALPAGQADSAEGPLSITVGSRLATPEDIQALPVPTSEGAVTVAEFADVTVETVPAETISRVNGKPSLTLQVMPAQGANVVDISHGVNAELDRLAPILDAEFVTIFDQAPYIEQSIHDLSVEGGLGLLFAVLVILAFLRSWRSTVIAAVSIPLSLLITLVGLWWSGNTLNILTLGALTIAIGRVVDDSIVVIENISRRRGDSPLTIDGIVASVRQVAGAITASTLTTVAVFLPIAFVSGIAGQLFRPFAVTVSIALLASLVVSLTIVPVLASWFLNKAPKQRAADADTAQPAAEGMTTDAAPAAAATAVAAEVAAPAAATVSPSPSAESDVPSELDEIHTAPDRLQRTFMPALNATRRHPVITLVASALLLVATLGMTPFIQTDFLGSSGQATLQVVQTPPKEATADLVAAAEPVEKTLGKVPGIADITTSIPVPTPGTPASITYDLRLKDGSDVAEVESEVQKALDGLPDSGEIDLASQDASLAGAGDGIDLQIQGNDPAALRAASDLLEKQLADADGVRSVKSELAGEQPVLRVKVDEPLAARLGFDRATIAKAVQEALSGTTVGTLMYEGRERDIVVRTPGAARTADKIGEIMLPVTPQQTAEAQKAAADALQAKAEAKAAEAKTKAENELNSQINTATKQRAELAGQIGALNRQLAELSAAPIVPEDPLSPDEEAVLKAQAERAEQLAALQGAIEGAQSGVAAADEQIKALRQSRSDAAAQQAEAEAAEAEQKAAAEVTGTAIPLAAIATVEEELTAPTITRAEGERQVTLTVTPEKGGLAAAGRAIDKAIADTDLPAGVTFLQGGASAQQDEAFSQLGLAMLAAIVLVLLVMVATFRNFRGPLVLLISIPFAATGAILGLLLTGTPMGLPALIGLLMLIGIVVTNAIVLMDLVNRLRGAGASLDEAVEHGTRLRLRPILMTAAATVFALVPMSLGLTGGGVFISKPLAIVVIGGLVSSTLLTLVLVPVLYTLVERSRERRIAKRAARRARREERRAASAETSTDIFEVTSEKP from the coding sequence ATGTCGTTCCTCACACGCAGCAGTCTCAAGAACCGCCTGATCCTCTCTCTCGCGACGCTCGCCGTCGTCGTCCTCGGCCTGATATCGATGGGTTCCCTCAAGCAGGAGCTGATGCCCTCGCTGCAGGCTCCGATGGCGTTCATCTCCGCACAGTCGCAGGGCCTGGCACCCGAGGAGATGGCGAGCAGCGTGACCGAGCCGCTCGAACAGGCGGTGCGAGCGGTTCCCGGTGTGACGAGCGTGACCTCGACGACATCGAGCGGCAACGCGCAGGTGCTCGTCGAGTGGACCTTCGGCGAAGACGACGAGGAGACGCTGCGCACCATCCGCAGCGCGGCCGAGTCGCTGAAGCCGAGCTTCCCCTCGGACACGGAGGTCAGCGTCGCGTCCGGCGGTGCGGGCGACCTGCCGGCCATGGCACTGAGCGCCGGCACCAGCGGCGACCAGGAGGCGTTCGGCGATGCGCTCCAGCAGACCGTCGTCCCGGCGCTGAAGGGCGTGCCGGGTGTGCGCGACGTCACACTCGCCGGCCAGGAGACGCAGCGCATCACGATCGACCTCCGCCCTGCCGACGTCACCCGCCTGAAGGTCGAGCCCTCGACGCTCGGACCGATCCTCGAAGCGCATGGCGCCGCCCTCCCGGCTGGACAGGCGGATTCCGCCGAAGGCCCCCTCTCGATCACGGTGGGGTCGCGTCTCGCGACGCCGGAAGACATCCAGGCGCTCCCGGTGCCCACGAGCGAGGGGGCCGTCACGGTCGCGGAGTTCGCCGACGTCACGGTCGAGACCGTGCCGGCGGAGACCATCTCGCGCGTCAACGGCAAGCCGTCGCTCACGCTGCAGGTGATGCCGGCACAGGGTGCCAACGTCGTCGACATCTCCCACGGCGTGAACGCCGAGCTCGACCGGCTCGCGCCGATCCTCGACGCCGAGTTCGTCACGATCTTCGACCAGGCCCCCTACATCGAGCAGTCGATCCACGACCTCTCCGTCGAGGGCGGGCTCGGTCTGCTCTTCGCGGTGCTCGTGATCCTCGCGTTCCTGCGCTCGTGGCGCTCGACGGTCATCGCGGCCGTGTCGATCCCGCTGTCGCTGCTGATCACCCTGGTGGGCCTGTGGTGGAGCGGCAACACCCTCAACATCCTCACCCTCGGCGCCCTCACCATCGCCATCGGACGTGTCGTCGACGACTCCATCGTGGTGATCGAGAACATCTCCAGACGCCGTGGTGACAGCCCGCTCACGATCGACGGCATCGTCGCCTCTGTGCGTCAGGTCGCCGGGGCCATCACCGCCTCGACACTCACCACGGTGGCGGTCTTCCTGCCGATCGCATTCGTCTCGGGCATCGCCGGCCAGCTGTTCCGACCGTTCGCGGTGACCGTCTCGATCGCGCTTCTCGCCTCGCTCGTCGTCTCGCTCACGATCGTGCCGGTGCTCGCATCCTGGTTCCTCAACAAGGCTCCGAAGCAGCGCGCCGCCGACGCAGACACGGCTCAGCCTGCGGCCGAGGGCATGACGACCGACGCAGCTCCTGCCGCCGCAGCCACCGCGGTGGCGGCAGAGGTCGCGGCTCCTGCCGCGGCGACCGTCTCGCCGTCGCCGTCTGCGGAGAGCGACGTCCCGTCCGAGCTCGACGAGATCCACACCGCCCCCGACCGGCTGCAGCGCACGTTCATGCCGGCGTTGAACGCGACCCGTCGTCACCCCGTGATCACCCTCGTCGCCTCCGCGCTGCTGCTCGTCGCCACGCTGGGGATGACACCGTTCATCCAGACCGACTTCCTCGGTTCCTCCGGCCAGGCCACCCTGCAGGTCGTCCAGACGCCCCCGAAGGAAGCCACCGCCGACCTGGTCGCCGCGGCCGAGCCGGTGGAGAAGACTCTCGGGAAGGTTCCGGGCATCGCCGACATCACCACCTCGATCCCGGTCCCCACTCCCGGCACCCCGGCGTCGATCACGTACGACCTCCGTCTGAAGGACGGCTCCGACGTCGCCGAGGTCGAATCGGAGGTGCAGAAGGCGCTCGACGGGCTTCCCGACAGCGGTGAGATCGACCTCGCGTCGCAGGACGCCTCGCTGGCAGGTGCCGGTGACGGCATCGACCTGCAGATCCAGGGCAACGATCCGGCAGCATTGCGCGCGGCGAGCGACCTGCTCGAGAAGCAGCTCGCCGACGCCGACGGCGTGCGCTCCGTGAAGAGCGAGCTCGCAGGCGAGCAGCCGGTGCTGCGGGTGAAGGTCGACGAACCGTTGGCCGCGCGCCTCGGCTTCGACCGCGCCACGATCGCGAAGGCCGTGCAGGAGGCACTCTCCGGCACCACGGTCGGCACGCTCATGTACGAGGGCCGTGAGCGCGACATCGTCGTGCGCACCCCTGGTGCGGCGCGCACCGCCGACAAGATCGGTGAGATCATGCTCCCGGTCACGCCCCAGCAGACCGCCGAGGCGCAGAAGGCGGCAGCGGATGCGCTCCAGGCCAAGGCGGAGGCGAAGGCCGCAGAGGCGAAGACCAAGGCCGAGAACGAACTGAACTCGCAGATCAACACCGCCACGAAGCAGCGCGCCGAGCTCGCCGGCCAGATCGGGGCCCTGAACAGGCAGCTCGCCGAGCTTTCGGCGGCACCGATCGTGCCCGAAGACCCGCTGAGCCCGGATGAGGAGGCCGTGCTCAAAGCGCAGGCCGAACGCGCCGAGCAGCTCGCGGCGCTGCAGGGTGCGATCGAGGGGGCCCAGTCCGGCGTCGCGGCGGCGGACGAGCAGATCAAGGCCCTGCGCCAGAGCCGCAGCGACGCCGCGGCCCAGCAGGCCGAGGCCGAGGCCGCCGAGGCCGAGCAGAAGGCGGCCGCCGAGGTCACCGGCACGGCGATCCCGCTCGCCGCGATCGCGACCGTCGAGGAAGAGCTCACGGCGCCGACCATCACGCGCGCCGAGGGCGAGCGTCAGGTCACGCTGACCGTGACCCCGGAGAAGGGCGGGCTCGCGGCTGCCGGTCGGGCGATCGACAAGGCGATCGCCGACACCGATCTGCCGGCGGGAGTCACCTTCCTGCAGGGCGGCGCGTCCGCACAACAGGATGAGGCCTTCAGCCAGCTCGGACTGGCGATGCTGGCCGCCATCGTTCTCGTGCTGCTGGTGATGGTGGCGACCTTCCGCAACTTCCGCGGACCCCTCGTGCTGCTCATCTCGATCCCGTTCGCAGCGACCGGCGCGATCCTCGGCCTGCTCCTCACCGGAACCCCGATGGGTCTTCCCGCCCTGATCGGACTCCTGATGCTCATCGGCATCGTGGTGACGAACGCCATCGTGCTCATGGATCTCGTGAACCGCCTTCGTGGGGCGGGAGCGAGTCTCGACGAGGCGGTGGAGCATGGAACCCGCCTGCGCCTGCGACCGATCCTGATGACGGCGGCCGCGACCGTGTTCGCGCTCGTCCCGATGTCTCTCGGGCTGACCGGCGGCGGAGTGTTCATCTCGAAGCCGCTGGCGATCGTCGTGATCGGCGGCCTGGTGTCGTCGACGCTGCTGACTCTGGTTCTGGTCCCGGTTCTCTACACGCTCGTGGAGCGCAGTCGGGAACGCCGGATCGCCAAGCGCGCCGCGCGACGAGCCCGGCGCGAGGAGCGTCGTGCCGCTTCGGCCGAGACGTCGACGGACATCTTCGAGGTCACGTCCGAGAAGCCGTAG
- a CDS encoding alpha/beta hydrolase — MTHTMSTPTILLIAGHWLGAWAWDEVLESLGADRSRAVAMTLPGLDATDPARAAKTLDDQADAILDEVGQLGVSEQQPAIIVAHSGANAPVSLVLDRHPALIARVVWVDSGPVAAGSVFAPDLPDDVEELPLPPFEVLGQQASLEGLSAEVLERFRERAVPEPGPVLRQPVELTNDERRAIPTTLICCSIPSAQLLELARTGHPMFAEVAMLDNLDVVDLPTGHWPMWSRPGDLAELIQAAASRGR; from the coding sequence ATGACACACACGATGAGCACTCCGACCATCCTTCTCATCGCGGGCCATTGGCTGGGTGCCTGGGCGTGGGACGAGGTCCTCGAAAGCCTCGGCGCCGACAGGTCTCGCGCCGTCGCGATGACGCTGCCGGGTCTCGACGCGACCGACCCCGCGCGGGCGGCGAAGACGCTCGATGACCAGGCCGACGCGATTCTCGACGAGGTCGGCCAGCTCGGCGTCTCGGAGCAGCAGCCCGCGATCATCGTCGCGCACAGCGGGGCGAACGCCCCCGTGAGCCTCGTGCTCGACCGACACCCCGCCCTGATCGCACGCGTGGTGTGGGTCGACTCCGGCCCGGTGGCCGCCGGGAGCGTGTTCGCGCCCGACCTTCCGGACGACGTGGAGGAACTTCCGCTTCCGCCCTTCGAGGTGCTGGGACAGCAGGCGAGCCTCGAAGGCCTGAGTGCAGAGGTGCTCGAGCGTTTTCGCGAGCGGGCCGTTCCCGAGCCCGGGCCCGTGCTGCGTCAGCCCGTCGAGCTCACGAACGACGAGCGACGCGCGATCCCGACCACCCTGATCTGCTGCTCGATTCCGAGTGCACAGCTGCTCGAACTCGCGCGCACCGGTCATCCCATGTTCGCCGAGGTCGCGATGCTCGACAACCTCGACGTCGTCGACCTGCCCACGGGGCACTGGCCGATGTGGAGCCGTCCCGGTGACCTCGCCGAGCTGATCCAGGCGGCCGCGTCGCGCGGCCGCTGA
- a CDS encoding WYL domain-containing protein, translated as MKRAERLHALSEMLRRSGSRGTSAERLAREFEVSVRTVKRDLAALERGGAPLWSRPGPGGGYGLAAGASLPPVSLSPAQAVALLAAVSAASNAPYADLAAAAVRKILDVLDPRTRARADELAHRVWVDASPIPSRAIRSALEEGMAEQRVVRIRYTAGDGSTTTRDVEPVLFASTNGQWYLVGWCRLRDAMRWFTVSRVERASVTATACSGHTVDEVGEPPANARPVHGRSG; from the coding sequence ATGAAGCGCGCAGAGCGTCTGCATGCCCTCTCCGAGATGCTGCGCCGCAGCGGGTCGCGGGGGACGTCGGCCGAACGCCTGGCCCGCGAGTTCGAGGTGTCCGTGCGCACGGTCAAGCGCGACCTGGCGGCCCTCGAGCGCGGTGGAGCACCGCTGTGGTCGCGCCCGGGCCCGGGCGGCGGCTACGGATTGGCGGCAGGTGCATCCCTGCCACCCGTCAGCCTCTCCCCCGCGCAGGCCGTGGCGCTGCTGGCGGCCGTGTCCGCCGCATCCAATGCTCCGTACGCCGACTTGGCCGCAGCCGCCGTGCGGAAGATCCTCGACGTGCTCGATCCCCGCACCCGTGCGCGAGCCGACGAACTCGCCCACCGCGTCTGGGTCGACGCGTCACCCATCCCCTCACGCGCGATCAGATCGGCACTGGAGGAGGGCATGGCGGAGCAGCGGGTGGTACGCATCCGCTACACCGCAGGAGACGGGAGCACCACCACCCGTGATGTCGAACCCGTGCTGTTCGCCTCCACGAACGGCCAGTGGTATCTGGTCGGATGGTGCCGACTGCGCGACGCCATGCGGTGGTTCACCGTGTCGCGTGTCGAGAGGGCCAGCGTGACCGCGACGGCGTGCAGCGGCCACACCGTCGATGAGGTCGGCGAACCCCCGGCGAACGCCCGACCGGTGCACGGTCGGAGCGGGTGA
- the rplI gene encoding 50S ribosomal protein L9, which yields MAKLILTNEVAGLGSAGDVVEVKNGYARNFLIPQGFATAWTRGGEKQVASIQAARQARAIHDRDDAVALKNALEGTKVRLTVKAGKEGRLFGSVKTDHVADAVAAAGLGSIDKRKVHIPSPIKVTGEHEATVRLHDDVTAVITLQVVAAK from the coding sequence ATGGCAAAGCTGATTCTCACGAACGAGGTCGCCGGGCTCGGTAGCGCCGGTGACGTGGTCGAGGTCAAGAACGGGTACGCCCGCAACTTCCTCATCCCGCAGGGCTTCGCTACGGCGTGGACCCGCGGTGGCGAAAAGCAGGTCGCATCGATCCAGGCCGCGCGTCAGGCACGCGCGATCCACGATCGTGACGACGCTGTCGCACTGAAGAACGCTCTCGAGGGCACGAAGGTGCGCCTCACGGTCAAGGCCGGCAAGGAGGGTCGTCTCTTCGGCTCCGTCAAGACCGACCACGTCGCGGATGCTGTCGCAGCCGCCGGCCTGGGCTCGATCGACAAGCGCAAGGTGCACATCCCGTCGCCCATCAAGGTGACCGGTGAGCACGAGGCGACCGTGCGTCTGCACGACGACGTCACCGCAGTGATCACGCTGCAGGTCGTCGCCGCCAAGTAA